A single region of the Nicotiana sylvestris chromosome 6, ASM39365v2, whole genome shotgun sequence genome encodes:
- the LOC104243166 gene encoding putative leucine-rich repeat receptor-like protein kinase At2g19210, with protein MEILKSFLFALLVGFSIATIAVAQNDQSGFISIDCGLPAGSDYTDIRTGISYVSDEGHVSGGVSHSISPIYQSNSLEKPFFTVTSFPSGTKNCYTLAPSQGNLGKYLIRASFFYGDYDGSGQLPNFDIYLGEDYWDTIIISNASIPYWTEVIHTPSNDYITICLVKRDTTTPFISALELRPLNITLYPTLSRSLKLVVRENYGSLTNQIIRYNDDVYDRIWQPGQTTLENIHTTQVVSDSFYKVPSAVMSTAVTPITSPGTGWISYSWTPGNISSKYYFYLHFAEVEELLGTQTREFNIYINDNLVEGRISPVYLATTTVYTTSPGYGYEQYDVVINSTATSILAPLLNALELYVEI; from the exons ATGGAGATTTTGAAAAGCTTCCTCTTTGCATTACTTGTTGGTTTTTCTATAGCAACAATAGCTGTTGCACAAAACGATCAATCAG GATTCATAAGCATTGATTGTGGATTACCAGCAGGTTCCGACTATACTGACATAAGAACAGGTATATCTTACGTTTCAGATGAAGGTCATGTCAGTGGCGGAGTAAGCCATAGTATATCACCTATATACCAATCCAATTCTCTAGAAAAGCCATTCTTCACAGTTACAAGCTTTCCTTCAGGGACAAAAAACTGCTACACTCTAGCCCCATCTCAAGGGAATTTAGGCAAATACTTAATCAGGGCTAGTTTTTTCTATGGAGATTATGATGGAAGTGGCCAATTACCAAATTTTGATATTTACCTTGGAGAAGATTACTGGGACACTATCATAATATCTAATGCTTCTATACCATACTGGACGGAAGTTATACACACACCTTCCAATGACTACATAACCATTTGCCTTGTCAAAAGAGATACTACAACTCCTTTTATCTCAGCCTTAGAGTTAAGGCCATTGAATATTACCCTATACCCAACGCTAAGTAGATCACTGAAACTTGTTGTACGTGAGAACTATGGTTCCTTGACCAATCAAATCATTAG ATACAACGATGATGTGTACGATAGAATTTGGCAACCGGGGCAAACTACTCTTGAAAATATTCATACAACACAAGTGGTAAGTGATAGTTTCTACAAGGTGCCATCGGCGGTAATGAGCACGGCGGTGACACCGATAACTTCGCCCGGTACTGGCTGGATTTCCTACAGCTGGACGCCTGGCAATATTAGCAGCAAATATTACTTCTACCTGCATTTCGCCGAAGTCGAAGAATTGCTGGGGACACAAACAAGGGAATTCAATATTTATATCAATGATAACCTCGTAGAAGGACGTATATCTCCGGTATATCTTGCGACGACGACGGTGTACACGACGTCTCCGGGCTATGGTTACGAACAGTACGATGTTGTGATTAACAGTACTGCCACTTCTATTCTTGCACCACTCCTTAACGCTCTCGAACTTTATGTAGAGATTTAG
- the LOC138871988 gene encoding uncharacterized protein codes for MARELEMDISYQQVVSITRRVKGMHAREREEREAKRSRESGHFSGARTPVAARETLSSPVYVSTPAGDSLVVDRVYRSCLVTIRGFETREDLLLLDMVDFDIILGMDWLSPQYVILDCHAKTVTLAMPGIPRIEWSGTFDHTPSRVISFLKAQHMVEKGCAAYFAYVRDVSTDTPSVDSVPVVRDFPDVFPANLPGMSPDRDIDFGIDLLLGTQPISIPPYRMTPPKLKELKDQLQELLDKGFI; via the exons atggctcgtgagttggagatggatatttcttatcagcaggtagtGAGCATTACTAGGAGGGttaagggtatgcatgctagggagagagaggagagggaggccaagaggtctcgtgagTCAGGCCATttttctggtgcccgtaccccagttgcag CCCGAGAAACTTTGAGCtctcctgtttatgtttctactcccgcGGGAGATTcccttgttgtggaccgcgtatatcggtcatgtttggttactattcgtggttttgagaccagggAAGATCTTTTATTACttgatatggttgatttcgatattatcttgggcatggactggttgtcgccccagtatgttattcttgattgtcacgctaagaccgtgacgttggctatgccaggtattccCCGTATTGAGTGGAGTGGTACTTttgatcacactcccagtagagttatatCTTTTCTtaaggctcagcatatggttgagaaggggtgcgcCGCGTATTttgcttatgtgagagatgtcagtactGATACCCCTTCTGTTGACTctgtcccagtagtacgggatttccccgatgtgtttcctgctaaTCTTCCGGGCATGTCGCCTGAccgggacattgattttggtattgatttgttgctgggcactcaacccatatcTATTCCTCCTTACCGTATgactcctcctaagttgaaggagttgaaggatcagttacaggaattgcttgataagggttttatttga